The genomic region GTCGGAGCGCTGGTTCAgatttagcagcagcaggtccacGACGACCGGCACGCAGTCAGTGTACGTGAACATTGACTTGATTTTGTCGTCGAGACTCATGTGGTACAGAATTTTGGTCACGATGCCGTGATGCTTGTCGTCACTCAGAAACGTGACCAGCTTCGGCAGCAGACCGACCCGGATCATTTTCGCTCGCAGGCGCGCATCGAACGACAGGTTGAAGAGCAGCTTGAGCGTCATCTGCACCAGATCCTTTTGCGATTGCAGCAACCGTGGCAGCTTCTCGACGATGTTCAGCTCACACATCTCGTCCTTGTTGTCGCTCACGATCGCCAGCTTCTTCAGGAACGTCACGACCAGCACGAGTAGGTCGAAATTCTGCCGCTCTAGTGCCTTTAGCAGCATCCGCACGATGTGCTTCTTGCGCATCTTCTCCTCCAGCTTCACATTCTCGGCAATGTTGAGCAACAGGTAGAAGGCGACGCGCAGCAGCTGCTCTTGCTTCCGGGCGAACAGCTTAAACTGCTTGTTGATTTTGTCGTAGTCGTCCTTCTGTTTGCGCGGATCGGGCCGATCCGTCGCCGCCCCGCCCTCCGTGCTACCGGGTGTCTGTGGGGTCGAGGCAGCTCCGCCGCTCAGACCACTGAGACTATCGGTTGACGCGTTGCTACTGATGCCGCTGAGTGCGGCAACATTGCTACCGGTGCCACCAGCGCTTTCGTACGACAGTGCCTCGTGGTAACTGTTGTTCATCGAGTGCGCTTTAATGAGCGAAGCGCTCACGGCGGTGCTGCCGGGCAGCCCAACGCCAGCATGAAAGCTGCCCCAGTTGCCGGACTTTGGCCGTTGTTTCAGCTCGGGAATGCGCCGCCTCGGCGGTTCCATCTCCTTCGGCTTCTCCTGATCGATGATCGTATCCAGCTGCTCGCTGCTACTGCGCAAACCCGGTCCCACTTCCTTATCACGGTCGCGCCGCTCAGTCGTCCCCGCAGCCGTACCACTCTCCCCAGCGCACTGTTCGACGACAGCAGCCGAACCGCCACCCTTGCGCGCATCCAGATCGTGCTTCATTTGATCGTACCGCCGCAGCTCGTAATCGATCACATCCATGCAGAGCGAACCGATCTTGTAGTTCACGATCACCGAATGGAAGTTCGTGTACGTGGAGAAGCAGAAAAATATGTAGATGATATTGGTGGAGAGGTCCAGCGACCGGCGCCAATCTTCGCGCAACACTCGTGACAGTGCACTCAGAACGGCCTCTGCAAATGGATTCGTATTCATTAGCACACAACTAACGTGAGCGCATTTTGCTGCACATATACACCGATTGCATACCATTTTTCTCCAGCTCCTCGAGATTGTCCGGATCACGGGCAAGCTGCAGGATCAACCGTGAACCCTTCACCTTCTCCGACAAATCCTCGTACAGCAGCTCGATGTACTCGTCGATGTTTCGGATCGAGGCCTTCTCGGTCGCTTCCATCATTGGGCTTACCTTGCCGGACACACGGGACACCGAGCGCTGGCTACCCACCCCAACGCCGACGGATGACGACGCGGACGGCTCGACATTCTTTCGATTCTTCAGGTAGTAGATGATCTGCTCGATATCAGACAGCTGGGAGCGATGGATGAGGTCACACTTCTCCACCACCTCGCGTGCCAGCACCGCTGGGTCCGTTTTGGAGTTGAGTGACTTCAGCCGAATGATTCGCTGGCAATCCTAAAACGGagaagacagacagacagacagacagagaccTTGAGGACCTGCTCATTCAAGTAGCGAAGGTCgaaggagagcgaaagagagcctAGCAGGCAGATTACCTTTTTGTCCTCTAGCATTGGGTCACCGGGTTCACCGAATACGGCAGCCTCCAGTTTGTAATTCACGATCAGCGCCTTTTCCGTAGGATGCGGCTCGATGGTACCTCCCTTCCAGCGCCTAATGGGTGCATGTGGCAGAGAGCAGTGCGTGCGATTCAACACAATCATTAACCAGGCAGTGACCCCCTCCACTCCCACTCGGCGTCAACTCCGCGGTGCGAAAAATCGATAGTCTCGGCTATTGCATTGCCAGCAGCGCGAAGGCGGATGCTATACATCATCTTCTTTCTGCTTTTGGGTGGCGCAAACGGTGTCCGACGGCCCCGTGAGCGTTTAACACAGTTCAACCCATTCCACCCCTCCCCATTAACGGGCTCCTTCATTTTAATCCATTTACGAGAGCGCACAGCTTTTGCGACAAACCAATGATACCTACTTTTTGATGTACTTTGCATCCTCGGACtgcatgctggtgctggtggaccgTTGAAGTGCCGTCACAACGTAATAAATGTAGTGCACGGTAAATAGGAACAATGTAAGTCCAGCGATTAAATGGAAAAGGCTAGCCAACAGCATGCAGCACTGCACACCACCCCGTTCCACTAACGCGCGACAAGGATGTTTGGATTGGCCAATCACATTCACCAAGGCAAcagcaaagcataaacaccGAAACATAAAATCCTCCTCGGCAGCAAAATATTCGCCCATACAATTTGGCTGCTGGGGCTTAGCGACCGTGCACACTTCGAGTTTATATGCGCTCCGTGCTGTCCCCCGCGCGGCTTCGTGTGGCATAACATACTAAACAACATTTATTTTCGTCCGTACTATTCGCGTGCGGTTTTCGAGTGCGACCAGCTGGATTCGCTGGTGATGCTCGCGGTTTTTGTGTTGGGGGAATTTCGGTGCCCGAATCCAAAGCCTTGTCCTGTTTGGTAAATACGACCTTCACGACCAATGCGCGTTGGCGGATAGCGCGTAGGTTGATCCAAACTAGCCAGGCGTGGGCAAATGTTCAGTTTCCGCTCGGTTCAGtttcaccgtgcaccgtgtaGTGCTACCGTTACAGTTTCTAAGCAGCCATCAAACAGTTGTTGTTAAGTTATAACGTAAGATTGGCCAAGATCATCTAACAGTGCTAACGAGCAAAAGCAACTACAACAAGGGCAGCAGCAAGGAACGGAACTGAAACTTCCAATCTGCCCGTTCCGGATTCACCATTCACTTTCGGTTCCCTTCAACCGTCGCCCATTCAACCCACGCCGTAACCGTTGTAGCAGTAGCGTCAACTTTGAgcaaaaaccccaacgatggtAAGTGGCACACTGGGCGGCATCACCGAGGGCGCGAGGCGCCAATAGCCGCCCACCCTCAGAAGGGATGGATAAGAGGCTCAGTATAAATGAGGGCAATGAGAGCCCGTAGCACAGCGACAGGCAAATCGATACGGAATTAATGCATTGAGCTGACATCGAAACACTCAAGTAGGTTTGTAGTACCACCCCAAAAGGGCACACTAAGCAGGCCAGGGGGCTACATTCGTCTCACATTTATCTTCGTtaattcatcttcatttcatcGTAGCAACTGGCACCTTTGTTTACGATCCTGGGGGCGGGAGCGTGCGTTGACACGAAGCGAATGTGTGCGAGCCTCTCGCGACACCTTCTATATAGTACGGGAGCATTTCGGACAGCGTACAGATAGCGAGCGAATCAAATGTCAGGCCATCCAGGGTGGCATGACAAGAGTACCGCAATATTCGAATCGTTGCCTCAGTTCGTGGTAGACCCTCCACCGTACTGCGTTGCTTAATCCTGCCGTATCCTGACGTCAGTCTTGCTGTGCTCTAACAGctgttcactctctctctctctccgtctttTTTAAGCCTATCTTGAAGAAATATACCCAAAAACCGGGCGTAACAACTCGTCGTTGCACTGCTATGcaaagcgagcaagcgagcgccaCTAataccaaccagcagcaaccagagaCCAAGCAGCCCGGTACGGTAGGTGGTCGTGGGCGATCAAGTCAACCGAGTTTggccgaagcgaagaagcaggGCAAGAAAAGGATGAGCGCGAATCGGCGGCAAAGTGAGGAACCGGCGTTCCAggatcagcagctgctggacaTCTACCAGAATGCGATCAGCTCGAGCGAAAGGCCACGGTTTGCGACGGGCGTCGTGTACGACGATCGATTCCTCCTGCACCGCTGCCTGTGGGATCCGAACTACCCCGAGTGCCCGGAACGGTACCTGGAGGTGATGAAGCGAATAGAGATCGAGCAACTGATCGACCGGTGCACGTTCGTACGGCCACGGCTGGCCACCGAGGAGGAGATACGGCTCAAGCatacgcagcagcacctggaAACGCTGAAAGCGACACGCGGCTCCCTAGATAAGGTGCAGCTAGAGGATCTAAGCTCGCACTACGACGCCATCTTCATCCATCCGGTAGGTAGTCTCCCCCACGGCTCTCTTGGCGGTCCGAGCAATGCACGTTCTTGTGGGATCATTGCAGGGATCGTACGAGACAAGCCTGCTGTCGGTGGGTAGCACGATGGCACTCGTCGAAGCCGTTTGCAAGGGCGAGATCCAGAACGGAATGGCCATAGTACGGCCACCCGGCCATCACGCCATGACCGCCGAGTTCAACGGGTATTGCTTCTTCAACAACGTCGCGATTGCCGCCCAGCACGCGCTCGATAAGCTCGGATTCAGCCGGATCCTCATCGTCGATTGGGATGTGCACCACGGGCAGGGCACGCAGCGGATGTTCTACTCCGATCCGAGGTACATCAGGGTGGCATGATACCAAGTCCTCATCACGCAAagacactctttctctctctttctctttctttctgtctttctctctctctctcccacccacacacgcacacagggTGCTGTACTTCTCCATCCACCGCTACGAGCACGGTACCTTTTGGCCCAACCTGCGCGAATCAGACTTCGACTTTGTCGGCTCTGGTAAGGGCGAGGGCTTCAACTTCAATGTCCCCCTGAACGCtatcggaatggaaaatgcgGACTACCTCGCCATCTGGCACCAGCTACTATTACCGGTCGCTACCGAGGTAATTCATTCGCCTTGGTCTAATTCCAGACGCTCCGTGCAAGAGGAAATGGAGCCCGGTGGAAGAATGGGCCCCTTCTGTAGGCCTGAGCTCTACTGGTAGAGCAATACTAATGCGTCATCTAATTTCTTTCCACTCTCCGTTATCTCTGCCTCTAACCACCGCTATCCGGCACGCGCCAGTTCAATCCGGAGCTGATAATCGTATCTGCCGGCTACGATGCCGCATTCGGCTGCCCAGAGGTTGGTTTCtatttggttttcatttttattgtttccctCTTCTGTTTATTCCCCCTCGTCGCGAACACCAACCACAGTTCGTTCCGGAACTAGTTATCGTATCGGCCGGTTATGATTCTGCGATGGGCGATGAAAAGGTACATTGCGCTGTTtgtctccccaaaaaacaaaaaaaaaatctactcTACAAATCTATCATAAATGCAACCACCGCCTTCCTTATGGAACTAACATGAGCATCATCGCATCAATCCgttggaagcagcagcgagcgcatCGATCGCCCCATTCTGTTTGGttggattttcattttgtcgCATGTTCACTTTCATTCAACCGGGAGTGCAAGAGTAATTCTTTGCCCAACGTAATACACACAAACCGCACCATTCATGCACCGTAACCCTGCGCAATGGCCATTCATCGTTTTTCGTATAATCCTTCTAACTGGTTCTGTGAACGCTACGGAATTGCTAGACTGTTTTGTGGATTTTaaaactgttttccatttttttgccgGTCCGGTAGGGCATGATGAACATAACGCCTGCATTCTACGCACACCTGCTAAGCCCGCTGCTGTCGCTGGCACAGGGCCGGGTAGCGGTGGTACTGGAGGGGGGCTACTGCCTGGAATCGCTGGCCGAGGCAAGCATGCACACTCTCAAAACGCTGCTCGGCGATCCGTGCTCCAAGCTGGCCGACCCGCTGACGGCACCGTGCGCGAGCATCCGCGAAACGATACTGAACTGCATCGCCAGCCATCGAAGCTACTGGAAGAGCCTGCAGCTAAACGAGCTGTACAAGTAAGCCTCTCGTCGCCGACGACCggtcacacaccacaccaattGACCCCACGCCATTCTTTCGCCCGCAGTGTGGAGGATTACAACAATGTAACCCCGCAAGAAAACTTCCACAAGCTGCCCGAGTACAGGTTCGAACCGGAACCGCCACGATCCAGTGAGGCTCGCTACGAAACGCGTAACTGCTATCCGGTGCAGTCGGTAGACGAGCGGAAGCGAATCCACGACCGGCTGGTACAGTTGCGTCTGGCAACGGATCTAAGCTACCCGGCCGAACGGCTTTGCTACGTATACGATGAGGCTATGCTCGAGCACCAAAACATCAGCGATGCGCTACATCCGGAATGTCCGGCCCGTATAGCGAACATATATCAGCGGCTCGTAGACGACTACCAGTTGGCGAAACGGATGAAGCGGGTCGCGACCATGCCGGCAACGGTGGACGAACTGTGCctcgcgcacgatcgcgagcACGTGGAGCGGATGCACGCGATCGGCGAGCACTCGGCTGAGCTGAAAGCGCTGGCAGAATCGTACAATTCCGTCTACCTGCATCCGAGCACGTTCACTAGCGCTGCGATGGCCGCCGGCTCGGTGGTTCAGGTTGTTCACGAGGTGATGAGTGGGTGTAGCCGCGCCGGACTGTGCATCGTGCGGCCACCGGGCCATCacgccgaaccgaacgaaccgcatGGGTTCTGTATCTTCAACAATGTGGCTGTCGCAGCCCGGGTCGCACTCGAGCAGCACCATCTGAAACGGGTGCTGATTGTCGACTGGGACGTGCACCATGGCAATGGGACGCAGCACATCTTTGAGGAGGATCCCCGCGTGCTGTACATCTCGGTGCACCGCTACGATAACGGAACGTTCTTCCCGCGCGGTACCGACGGGAACTATACGATGGTCGGTCATGGCAAGGGGGCCGGGTTCACCGTGAACGTACCCTGGAACCACAAGTCGATGGGCGACCTAGAGTATATGGCCGCCTTCACCTCGGTCATCCTGCCCATCGCGTACGAGTTCGAcccggagctggtgctggtatcGGCCGGGTTCGATGCGGCAATCGGTGACCCGCTCGGCGGTTGCCGCGTCACACCGGAAGCGTACGGTTACTTCACGCAGTGGCTCTCGTCATTGGCCGGCGGGCGCATCATCGTCTGCCTCGAAGGCGGCTACAACGTGAACACGATCTCGCACGCAATGGCCATGTGCGCGAAGGCGCTGCTCGGCGATCCGTTGCCAATGCTGCAAGCGATCACACCCCAACACCAGTCGGCCACGGTGACGGCTTCGTGCTATGAAACGCTACGGAATGTCATTGCGGTGCAGAGCAAGCACTGGAGTGCGTTATGTTTCGGCAACCAGAAGCTGCCAaacttcagcagcagcttcgagCTTAGCGCTATGCTGAAGAATGTCACCCTAAGCGAGCggagcggtggcggcggcgacggcggtggcgacggagCGAACCCACTACCCTCGACAGCAGCTGGTTCCAGTGGCTCAGGAGATGGCCCTTCCGGGACGGCGAGCACGTCCACATCGAAGCAGACGCTTACCGAGTTTCTCCGAGAAAACATGCAGGTAGGCCCAGTGGTCTCATCCAAGCACAGTACCGGTATATCTTTACCTTCTTCCTCTCGTTGTAGGCACTTGAAAACGAAGAAATGTTTGCCATCGTCCCCAAGCAGGACTGTCCCCATTTGAAGCTGCTGCAATCTGAGACGATCCCTGCTAGTGAGTGTCGGATAGAGTGGCATTTTCGAAGAGAACCCCTTACCTTACCGGCTGCCCTTCCTCTTTTAATCGTTCCAGCATTTTTAAATCACCTCACCGCACCCTGCACCAACTGCGGTTCGCGGTCCGAGAACTGGATGTGCCTGATCTGCTATGGCATCTACTGCGGACGGTACGTCGGTCAGCACATGGTACAGCACAGTACCGACACGCCCCACCACCCGATCGCCATCAGCTTTAGTGATCTGTCCGTATGGTGTTACGGTTGCGACAGCTACATCGACAATGTGGCGCTCCATCCCTACAAAACGCTAGTCCATATGGCCAAGTTCGGCGAACCGTTTCACTGGTCGTACGGCAGCAACGTGTCGCTGGAGGTGGTACGAACAGACGGCGGCGCAGGGGACGCACAGGGTCAGCCATCGCGCTCAACCGATTGATATTCGAACACCTCCAGGATACTGTTCCGTGTGCTTGTGCTAATTTTATTGAAGCACATGCTGATCGCTTACTTCAAGTAGGGCTAGAGGTGCCAAGTGTTAATAATACACATTCCCGTTTATTCTGCTGCTATCTGAAGCTACACGCGTTTTGGCAGCAGTTGTAACCAATGATCGAGGCGTGTGTTTGCATGTTACTCCTAGTTAAAACCATGTTGTGTCACCTTACCTTATCGAGTTACTGTGCTCAGATGTATTacaaataattaaatgaaaaaaagagaaggaaaacaacgaTCCAAATGCAAATAGAACTTAACAGATTGTTAGGGAAAAAGCACACTACTCACTGCGAAACTAAAACAAGCACAGTAACAGTAACAATCCAGGGCGCCCGCAGGATTAACTAAAGAGCAATAAATCGTATCCTAATCCAATTCAATCATGAGAACAATTCACCGACACCAGAAGTTGGGAGAAATCGTCGAGAGTCGTCGTGTGCCGTATGCTGGAGCGAACGTTTTACTGTCCCCTTTCTCGCCCAGACACTTTTGCGAGACAATACGATAGCGTGCGGTTTCGATTTTGCTCGCCTGATTCGTTGATCGTTATTTAACGGGCCAGCTGATGAGTTGCTATCCAAATGGTGTTATTCCAAACgcaaaaatgttcaaattgAGAATAACAAAACGGACACAATTAGTTAACACATCGGTCGAGCGGTGAGCTGGCCATTTACCTGGGACGAACCCACCATAGGTTGAGCAGAAAATCGGTCGCCGTCAAGACGGAGGCACCGAAAAAGAGACCCATGAATCCGCCGAGCGCGACTAAGGCAAGggtgaatggaaaattatgGCAGCGTTGCGTAGTGATGAGGTGGACCTACTTGAGGGTGTTCACTTACTAAAGAGATCCATCTCCGTCTTGGCGATGTTGCGCACGAACCGCTCGTATGGCAACGACAACAGTCGCACCGTCACGCGACCCTCCTGTTCCTCTTCCGGGAAGTAACTGGAAATGTGTTCagtagagggagagagaaatgaagagCTAGTCCGCCTGCTAACCGGGGGTGAGGGGTTCGGCCACACTCACTCTTCCGACTTGTGAATGACGAAAAACTCCGGTTCGACGCAGGACGCCAGGCATGGGCACCGCTTGCGTGCCTGCGCTATCTCGACCGAGTGTTTGGTCAGACAGGCGAGCCCATCGAAAGAGCACTCCCTGGCCTGCCGCTCTGCTGGATCGCGCGGCATCAGGTGGTGCGTACAGTTGCAGTAGTGGCGCTGGGTCCGGGCGAAACACTCTACAGCACAGGCTGAGAAGCTGTAGTAGCTGTACAGCTGCGCCCCTGCAATTCACCATCGGGAGAAGTAGAACACATGGAcaccgctggctggcggaaTCGCAATCCAAAATCGCTTACCTCGATTCGGGGGCAGTTCCAGCGGAAAGCGACAGTTGCGCCGCTCGACCGACAGCTCGGCCACCGCGTCCCggttctcgatctcgagcacgcgcaccaccacctccttgcGCATGCCCCACAGGATGGTTTCGCGCATGGTACGATCGATGTAGGCGTGCGGCACTCCGTACTCATCGTGGAGGTACAGCTGTACGTCCTCCAGCACACGGAACTCCAGCCGACCGGGGCCCGTTTGCCGGTTGCTGACCAGAAGCGGCCCCGTGGCCAACGCCGGTGGACCCGCACCAACACCGCCGGTCAGCCTGTTGCGCACGTTCACGCCATAGCAGCGACCGAACTCGGTATCGAGCGGGCGGAACAGCTGGCAACAGTCGACCGGCTGGTGCTGCCAATGGCAGTCCGTTAGCAGTTCCTCGCAGGACGCCCGGTAACGGTGCACTAGGTCACCGAAGCTGCCCAGTACGCTGCAGTTGATCGCTCCCGACAGGCACTCTTCGCAGGAGTAGCACGTCCCACCATAAAAGGCAATATCCATCACCAGGCTGTCCAACAGGGGATTTCGGTCAATCCCGAAATGACTaaaggaagtggaagagagagagagacagagggagggagagagagagagagagagagagagagagagagagaagcacaTCTTCCAAACCAAGAGACGTTGCCTAATCCCGTTCCATTACCGTTCGGTTAGCTCGGCGATGGTTTCACTGTTGACCACCTGGCACAGTGTTACTGCTGGAAAGGTAGTGTTCCATTGCAGGCTACTCACAGATTTGGGCGTGAAGAGGGGGCGGTTCATAGTTATATACGGGGAGCGTTTCGAACATCAGCCACCTAGGGATGGCCTCCGATCTACTCACTGTGCCGAGTCGATGTAGAAGGTGAGTGGATTGTACAGGTAGTTGGATACGAGGTTCCTGATCGACCCGTACATCATACAGTTCAAACCGATCATCACGCCCAACCAATGCACTCTGGAATGGGTGTGGCAGCCGTAGGCCGCAAGATGAAAGTTTCAAATACCCTGGCGGGGGGGGCCGATAGTCGATACGGTACCTTCTaaaccatcgatcgaatgttAGGATTTGCATCTGTGTCGCGTTCGGAATATTTCCGGGAGCACGCCGTCACACGCCGTCACAAGCCGTCAGTCACGCCAACGATTGAAACCGAACTATACTGTGAGCAAAATCAAACGTACGCCAACCCTACCTGCGTGTGTGGAGCAATATGATTGAGAGGAGCTGATGATAGAAAGCAGCCGATAAGCTTATGCCAAAGAGACAAAGCATTCTTCGCCACACGTTACCGGGTGTACGAGCTCTTTGATTCCATATCCGATACTAAACCATTAGTAGGCCGTTAATATAGCTGTAGCTATTGAatacaccaccactaccacccacGAAGGGGGCCAATATCTAGCGACTAACAATGGACCAATTAACGGCAGTAATGAGGCTgcgggaaggaaaaaaaatcattattaTAGGGGTTTATGgtatttatttgctttgcttgtTGAGCTCGCCGACCACGTGGCTTAATGTAGTTAATTCAAAGTATTCGTACTGTTAAAATACGAAGCGCAGGAAGGCGAAACAGCAGTCtaccggctctctctctctctctctctctctctctctctctctctctctctctctctctctctctctaaaatCAGAAGTCAGAAGAAGAATCGGAAATCAGAAGATGCTGGAGTGTTATTTTGCAAGTggcaaaaagtgaaacacgCAAGAGACACAGGAGGAGAAAGACACATGTGGTGTGCATGTGGTGTGAGCCGCGGTTGTGCGTGGGCCTCGGGATTGCCGCGTTCTTGGTGCTAAAACGTTTTGCCCAGGTTTTGCGCCCGCCGGAACGGGTTCCAGCTGCCAGAGGTGAAACTGCTGAGACGGGGTTTGCCGAGCTTGGTGCGGTGCGacttgctcgcttgcttgctggtggtaccggtgggcGACGGTGCACTGTCGGACGAGATGCCGGAGGAAGAGCTGCCCGAGAGCGTGGATATCGAGCCCTGGCTGCAGTGGTTCGCTGAGGCGATAGGCTGCGCGATTGGAATATGCAAGATAAGACCGCAAAACAATTAGTCAATTAGCCCTTCCCTTCTCAAACGCTCGGCTTGTCCGACGCTTACGTTCTGATAGTTGCGATCCATCGGTGTGATGACCTTCAGCTCGATGCTGGAGCCACAGTTGTGGATCAGCTTCTGCATCTGCTGCATTGTGTACCACTTGACGTCGACCCCGCACAGTTCGACGATGAAGTCACCCTCCTTGATGCCGCCGAGCTGCGTGCGGCACGGAAGAGACCAGTTAATGCACGGTTTACGTTTTGCCCATCTGCTTTTGGCCCGTCTGCTGTCTACTTACGTCCGCCAGGGAGTTGAGCTCAACCGACGCGATCATGACCGGCGTATCGCCCCGGATGCTGAAGCCGAAGCTGGCCGTCTCTTGCTCCTCGTTCGTCGAGGAGGCTGCGTCggcctgcagcagctgcatctcgGACCCCCGCTGGACGCCGTCCCGGTCCCGCTCGGACACGTGGCAAACATCCTTCAGGCAGACCCGGCACGCCCGGCTATCGTTGTAGTAGTTGGTCTTGCTGGCACACTCCCCACagcagcgaccaccaccaccaccaccactactgtgctggctggtgtggttGGAGTAGCTGCTACCCCCACTCCCACTGCCATAGCTGCTCGATTGTGtcctgtcgtcggtgcgaccGAGTACACGCCGCCGTTCGAccgtgccaccgccacggccACCGAGCACGATCGTGTTGCTGCCCTTCTGCAGCCGTATACTGCGCGGTGCCGTCCAGTGGCGCCGTGCCGAGAAGATGGCGATCGGGCCGAGCCGCCGGAACGGGTCCTCGATCTTGTGCGCGGTAAAGTCCGGGCTGGTGAGCGTGATCGTGAACTTGGAGCACGCGCTCAGCATCACCACGGGCAGCAGATCAAAGTCCGGATCGTGCCCGAGCTCGAGATCGAGCAGGTCGCCGGTTGCGTCGCGATCGGTTCGTGGCCGTGGACCGGCCgcctggcggtggcggtgacgcgCCCGCTCCAGCGCCAACCGTGAACGCTCGTGGGCCCGGTTCAGCACCTTCGTCAAGGCCAGCTTGTTCTTCAGCTCGCGGCACATGCGCTGCAACCGCTGGGCCTCCTCGTGGCTGTACAGTGACTCGCGCAGGTGTGCCCTCCGGACCGTCTCCACGTCCAGCCCCGGCTCGTGTAGCAGTGACAGCTCGTCGAAGATGAACGTGTCGTCGCCATGGCGTGCTCCGTGATGTTTGTTGTCACGTCCGGACAGGCGTACGGCTTTAGCCGTATGGTAGTGAGCGAGTGCTGCGGTAAAAAGAGGGCGGAGGAAAGCAGCGGATAAACGTGGAGTGTAAGGCGGTTTCTAGGCGGGGGGCAAGCGACAAGTATGACAAGAGGAAGCACGTACCTTTGTAGTACTCCGACTTGAGCGGTACCAGGCCAGCCCAGCACTCCGGTAGGTACGTGTGGGCATCGTTGCTCAGCAGTATCCGGTGGATTTCCTGATACTCTAACGCC from Anopheles aquasalis chromosome Y, idAnoAquaMG_Q_19, whole genome shotgun sequence harbors:
- the LOC126579729 gene encoding sodium channel protein Nach, encoding MNRPLFTPKSVSSLQWNTTFPAVTLCQVVNSETIAELTERHFGIDRNPLLDSLVMDIAFYGGTCYSCEECLSGAINCSVLGSFGDLVHRYRASCEELLTDCHWQHQPVDCCQLFRPLDTEFGRCYGVNVRNRLTGGVGAGPPALATGPLLVSNRQTGPGRLEFRVLEDVQLYLHDEYGVPHAYIDRTMRETILWGMRKEVVVRVLEIENRDAVAELSVERRNCRFPLELPPNRGAQLYSYYSFSACAVECFARTQRHYCNCTHHLMPRDPAERQARECSFDGLACLTKHSVEIAQARKRCPCLASCVEPEFFVIHKSEDYFPEEEQEGRVTVRLLSLPYERFVRNIAKTEMDLFIALGGFMGLFFGASVLTATDFLLNLWWVRPSWPVK
- the LOC126579893 gene encoding rhophilin-2: MGFLQDLQLKGSDPRAATCRSKLQTKRCKLNQEINKELRLRAGAENLYKATTNKKLKDTVALELSFVNSNLQLLKEQLSELNSSVEIYQSEGLDYVIPMIPLGLKETKEMNFMEAFSDFILEHYSENSQTYEDAIADITDTRQAAKTPTRDMLGVSLLFRYYNLLYYVERRFFPSDRSLGVYFEWYDSLTGVPSCQRTVAFEKACILFNLGAIYTQIGAKQDRSLEKGLDAAVDNFLRAAGVFRHIFDTFTNAPSMDLKPQVLEVLVALMLAQARECLYEKLLLQLTGNPKSSSTDEQHHHQVEEEDEDEEENEQKGHAQIQRDLAGEATQVALEYQEIHRILLSNDAHTYLPECWAGLVPLKSEYYKALAHYHTAKAVRLSGRDNKHHGARHGDDTFIFDELSLLHEPGLDVETVRRAHLRESLYSHEEAQRLQRMCRELKNKLALTKVLNRAHERSRLALERARHRHRQAAGPRPRTDRDATGDLLDLELGHDPDFDLLPVVMLSACSKFTITLTSPDFTAHKIEDPFRRLGPIAIFSARRHWTAPRSIRLQKGSNTIVLGGRGGGTVERRRVLGRTDDRTQSSSYGSGSGGSSYSNHTSQHSSGGGGGGRCCGECASKTNYYNDSRACRVCLKDVCHVSERDRDGVQRGSEMQLLQADAASSTNEEQETASFGFSIRGDTPVMIASVELNSLADLGGIKEGDFIVELCGVDVKWYTMQQMQKLIHNCGSSIELKVITPMDRNYQNPIASANHCSQGSISTLSGSSSSGISSDSAPSPTGTTSKQASKSHRTKLGKPRLSSFTSGSWNPFRRAQNLGKTF